Below is a genomic region from Drosophila kikkawai strain 14028-0561.14 chromosome X, DkikHiC1v2, whole genome shotgun sequence.
TCAGTTGTCAGTTTCCGTTTTGcggcaattttaattaataaaaattgacatTTCGCCAGGCACCGGACCAGAAATGcaattgcaaaaaataaaatattatacccaataaataaatatatatatatagattaatATATAGTAATGCGGCCTGACAACGGATCAAGGAGGGgggcaataaatatttaatatttagtgGCCAGCCATTGTTCAGCAATTTTGCTCTACTGTTAAATCCGTAATAATAATGCCCAGCGACATGACAAGGACACAAAGGACACAGGAGAGGGTATAGGGGggtgtacatacatatatatatcaaatgaAATGAGACGGAATGAAACGTGAAAACATGGAATTGTGGTTGGCATTATTAATACATGAAATCAAATGGCCCATGGCCATCCATCGCTCTCTCCGTTCTTCACCGATCCTGTTGCGGTCGTCCTTTTCAATTAgactaagcacacacacacacacacacacacactctgaaCACACACTCTATTTTCAATTCGAGactgtacatatatttaaatgctgGTTAACCCCATTTTGGCCCTCTGAAAATCGCCATTTTCGAATTGTAACCAAAAAGCCGAAATCGGTTTAATGAAGTTTATTGAGAGGCCCCCGAACTCCTCTTCCACATGTGTGGATTTTTCCAAcgaaaatgttaattttaattccatTTACCCTGTCACtttatcgatttatttttctatatatttgtttttattttcgttgcCATTTATTTTGGGCCACTTGCTGGCTCTGCTTTGCGGCGAGGAGAACACACGGAATTCTGTTTCCGGCACCAGGCGTTAATAGAATTTGTTTTCAGTGTAATTGATAATGAATTTATGCTTTTTAAAGAAACTCTGTAGTtcttaatgtttatattttatattaaattttttttttattttttatttaatatttaagagacTTTTAAAATGGTTAAGAACCATTGTCCCTGCCTATAATGAACTCTCAAGGAGTAAAATTATAATCActgctataatttttttttatattttttaaattaagattttaagcttggttattaaaatatttgtattatgaaatattaaatatttatatataaataaaaatgtattcaaaattttaaaatatattataattttagattttaaacttggatattatattatttttaaatttttgtaatataagATATTAAATACAGTacaactttttaatatttatataaataaatatttatttatataaatatttaaaagttgtattggaaattataatatatttttatttaagatttttaacttgtttaaaattatttgtaaataaaaatatttgtaatattaaattttaaaatgttcactactcttatatatattcaatattttttattttaaaatcagtAATAAAAAACCTAATCTTTAGACAACTTTCACCGCACTCTATACATAGTGTGTCCCCCTTAACCAAGAGAATAATTATCCAACCCTTGACTGTGGTGGGCGTTGGCGACTTCCCCCAGCCTCCCCCCAAAACGGCAAGTGAAATAAATGAGCCAAATTAACTGGTCACTGCAAGTCCCCTTCGGGCCCCCCTCCTGCCAACCGATATTAATGCAAGAGTTTAAGTGTTCCAAATGACGCTGATAATGGGGCCAACaggggatgatgatgatgataacggtgatgatgatgatgatgatgatgctggaGAAGGACAAGCTGGGGGAGCTTAAtatgtaatttataattttgattgCGCTGCCAGCGTTGACATCGAAGTCAGCGTCTCTGTTGGCTGCGCACTTAATCCGCTGAGAAAAATGTGCGCGCCCTTATTAATGCTTTAAATGCGGTGCCAGGGACGACTGACTGCAGCCACCGAccactgactgactgacgtAGTGCACAGTGGCAGAgagataattataattaaaatatatatatatataaatatataaaaaatataaaaaaaatatataaaaaaaatataaaaaaaatatataaatataaaaaaaatatatataaatatatataaaaatatataaaaaatatgtaaaaaatatatatgaaaaaatatatgaaaaaaaaaaaatatatataaaaaaatatataaaaaaatatataaaaaaaatatataaagataaaaaatgtttaaaaaatatatacaaaaaatatatacatatatatagaaaaaaaatataaaaaaatatttattttaaataataatagttctGTAATGGGTTAAAAAATtcgttaaaattttaaaataaccaccaaaattttaaaaaataaagtcataaatatttttatttttcgcaagtttataaatataaattaaagatttAAGGACTTTGGGATGAaccaaaaaactaacacacAATTCTTTATCgttatttttcccttttaatTAGACTTTCCTAGAAACTTTAAACCATCAAAATTTTatcaatacattttttagtttaaatataactttaattCCTTCGAATTAGCTTAAGCTTTTTCTTCCGCCTTTTGCTACTTAACAAATTTTCCATTCGATTTCTTGTATTTACCAAGAAATTTTATGCAGATTGGTTAGCATTTTGTAGAGTCCTGCGAGTCCTTCCGCTGCCAAACCCTTTAAGTATTTGCAttagctcagagagagagagagggcgagagagggggagagagagatagCGAGAGGGACTACCCAAAATGGGGGGCGTGGTGCGTCAGAAATTAATGGAGcgtaatttatgaaaattatacaattgcCAGactggccacgcccacattgcacactcacacacgcatCAAGGAGAAAGGATGCTTAACTTACAAAAATTTCATCAAAAGcataagagagagagagagagagggagagaaaaagagCTGAGGAAAATGAGAAGAAGCTGGCATCTCTTCTGCTTACTTTGCCAAAAACTTTATATGAAGAAAGTTTGAGTCAAGCGGGGTGATGGGGCGCAAGAGGGGAGAGGTGGGGAAAGAGGCGGGAAAAGTGGCTAAAAAATttaggggggggggggggtagcAGGTGCAGCGGGTAAGGATACAGCGGAGCTGGAGGgttgaaaacattttattaacaGCAGACATCGTCTatgaaaagcttaaaaaacaaaaattaatttaaattacatatttgCCCACAAAGCAATGCCTGGaggggggtggtggtgggtgctgtgtgtgtatgtgtgtgtgtgttttctaGGTGCCTTGTTATTGTTCTtcccgctgccgctgctgttgtttggcaaagaaaaaaaaacctcaaaTTATACACAAATTTACGATGTTTTGATAAGCTCTTGCTTCTTGCTCCTCCTCGCGTCCTTCACCCTCCACACCCTCTTCCCTCCCTTCTCCCCTTCTCCACATTTTTCCCTGTTTATCAGATGTGCCAAAAgccataacaacaacaacaacaacaacaagtaccATTTGTGCCACGCACAAACGCAACACAAAtccgaataaataaaaacaaaataaaaaataaaaaacaatgttGAGCAGAcagcagaaaaacaaaaattattttaataaaattcttcaagtcaaaaacgaaaactgaATGCAGTACTGAAGAGGTGCTTATAAGGAGGGAAAGAGGATAAACAGAAAAGGTGAAAAGCCGAAAAACTTTATTTACGCTTAAAATAATTGCCTTGAGAAAGTTCTGGGAAAATTCTAGAGAGTTTCTTCAGATGAAAATAAGATTAAGAAAAAAAGattatgtttacataaattaatttataaaatataatcatATCAATAAATATTCTCGTAATaataacatatatttaaaaatcttaagacttaaaactttaaattttaaactgcCTAATGAAGCGCAGCCAACTTTACTTTGTATAATTTAGGTGGCAACACCAAacgtcaaaatgtaaacaagaaaataaaagttacaaacaaaaaaaaaatactgttaattaagaaaataccTAAACAGATTAAAGTCAttgaaaaaaacaatataaacaaaattctaTTAGTTACtttcttttgctttgtttctttttttctcttcttttccatgttttttttttcaatcaaGTCAAGTTGGCTTCACTTTATTGAAATATCTATCATTATTAGTTATCGATAATCAGTATATCAAGTATAAAAACATGTTCACACTTAATACcaaacatatgtatatccttagacatctaaataaatttaaaaaataataatcgatAATAAGGAATATATCAAAAACATATTTACGGAATTCTACAAACAcaattttcagttttaatAAGAAAACCCCATTGTACACTGAAGCTTGGTAGCTAAAGTaccccgaaaaaaaataaatgtaggGCATAGAAAGTTGGTGTTCGTGTGGGCGGtgtccttttttgtttttgtttttttttttttcgaacaaaagccaaaaaaaagtttttgtagCGGAAACACGGAAATGTTTTACATGCACGCGCATAACGAGCGGCACCCCAAAGGGGGGCTGGGGTGCTGGCATGAAAACGCGGTGAAAGTGGGCTGAAATTGGGGGGGGGTTCAAGGTGGTGTGAAGCGAAAAGACGAGTTCAGGCTGCTGAGgggaaaaaatgaagaaagaTGAACACGCTTCAGCAGCAAAGTCATGTCACTTGattctgttctgttctgttccGACTTTCTTCGCTTTCTTCCCAGCCCCTAAAAACATATCTTTTCTTATTCACGCTCTTTGGTGAAAATTTCCGGGAAATATTCAAGAAGTCGCCGCAATTTAGTTGCttttcgaaatatatataaacttgtATAAGGGCGATTCCATTGCTATATAGACAAACATTCTGGGTTATGTTACATATTGaatttaagtaatattttaaatactagCAGGAAAAAGATATCGATTACTAAATAAACCTTGTAACTTTCTCCAActtcttcttgttttttaaattatgaattatttttgcattaagataaatgtaaataaactcAAAAGCTGCCTTTTGAGGTCTCCGATTTATACAACTTAATGCAATGCCTCCATGAAGGAAGGAGCAGTGGAATGCAGATATTATTTGTACTCCACCACTAAGCTTTTTTCAAGCCTTATGCAACACTGACGAGAAAACATCAGGTGACGGCGTGTGTCAGTTTCTAGCAAGtgaagtttttcttttatttcggAGTTTgaagagttttctttttgtttacagttgtCAGGGATATAAACCCCATTTAGCTGAGTAAGTGAGGACTATTAATAACATCAAGGAATCTTTGCTAAATGTTAATTAATGAAAGTGCAAAATTCGTGGCACGTGCGAGAATTTTCATGGGAAATGGGAGCGCCTGTTTAGTGATAAAAATAAGGCTACAAACCAagatttaaaccaaaaatggCAAAGAATATTAGTTATAGATTCTAGAAAATGAGAGATTTCtgcaaaaattgcaaaaatttcGCTGTGTGTTTGCcaggaatgtttcgtttttaattgttatattaattatattttttatcttatAGCTAACATGGCCTCTTCCCCACCCGATCTGAAGGATGCTCAGAAGCAATACGAATGCCCCATATGCCTGGAGAACGTGCGTTGGCGTCTACCGGTGGCCTTTAAATGTGGCCATGTGTTTTGCAAAAAATGCATTGAGATGACTATAGAAAAGTTTGGCCAGAAATGCCCAGTCTGTGAACATGAAATCAATGAGGCTCCTCTAACGTTAAGCCTGTAAGAAGGTGTCTTTTTAATATTACTTTTAAACTTTTACGCTTATCTTTGTTTCAGCTTCAAAATCCGTCCTCGTGAAAGAGTTAGGCTCGTGCGAAGTTGTACCCTTAAATCCAAACCAGTATACAAATATCCCACTAAAGGTCGCCCAAGAAACGGCATTGTAAAGCCCACCAAAGATTCGAATAACTGTGATCACTACGAATGTCCGATATGCGCTGAAAATGTGATCCAAGGCAATGCAATGTCCACCGAATGTGGTCATGTCTTTTGCGAAAAGTGCCTTGAGACGACGGCCACCGAGTGTTTCATTTGCAGGAAACAAATAACAAGGGATAAGTTCATccgtttatatatataaggtgTTCTCCAAAACGCCTTAAGATCTCCTCGGGGGATAATAACCAAGTCATTTTATAAA
It encodes:
- the LOC108083778 gene encoding E3 ubiquitin-protein ligase RNF138-like, with the translated sequence MASSPPDLKDAQKQYECPICLENVRWRLPVAFKCGHVFCKKCIEMTIEKFGQKCPVCEHEINEAPLTLSLFKIRPRERVRLVRSCTLKSKPVYKYPTKGRPRNGIVKPTKDSNNCDHYECPICAENVIQGNAMSTECGHVFCEKCLETTATECFICRKQITRDKFIRLYI